The DNA region AGAATCACGTTGTGCGCATATATGCGCCAAACTATTAACAGGATTCACTTTTTCCCGTAATCCTGACTGTAAATAGCGAGTATTTTCGGTGCACGGACCTTAATACAACCCTTGTTTTAACAACCACAGGTTTTTCGCGTCACACGCAAACGGTTCCGCCAAGATGATCTCTTCAAGCAATCCAAAAACAGCAGGGTCGACGTGCGCGTCATCACCTCTGAAGCACAACCTTATTGTTGCAGTTGTCTCTGTCACAATCTGCTTAAGCGTTCCGGCACAAGCAACCGTCATTGAATGGGACGCATCCGGTAAACCGATCGTTCAAGACAGAACATCTAAAAAGCCTGCCCGGACCACCACGCAAGAGTCCTCTCAAAATCCAGCGTCGTCCTGGGCCAAAAATGCCAATGCGGATCTTGAACGAGCACTCAATCAAAAGTTGTCGCGCGAAATCGCCCTGAAGTTCTCCGGACAGGACGGCGTGGTGGCCGCGGGCCTGACAGCCCTGGAATTCATCGACCTCTTTGAGGCTTTGATTGCGCGCGAATCCGCATTCGATCAAAGGGCCGTTTCGGAAAAGGGCGCTCAAGGGCTCGGACAGCTCATGCCGGAGACGGCGGCGGATCTGAAGGTCCGTGATCCCTTTGACCCTTATGAGAACCTGAATGCGTCAGCCGCCTATCTAACCCTTTTGTTGGGCGAGTTTGGGCGAGTTGACCTGGCGCTTGCCGCCTATAATGCCGGCCCGACCCGGGTGAAAAAACTTGGGCGGGTCCCGCGGATTGAAGAAACACAAAATTATATCCGCGCAGTGCTGCGACAAGCGGGACAACCCGTCCCGGACCTTCCCGACATCCAACAAGCTTCAAACCAGCATTCTGAGCCCCAGGAGAGCTCTGAACGCCTCGAAACCTCGTCCAAAGCACCGGCCGGGGTCCCCTTAACAGGAGATGTTTCAGTATGGGAATTTTAGCGAAGCACAGCCGTTTGGCTTTTCTCACATTGATCGCGGCGGCCGTGATGATCAATCCAGCCATGGCGCAGGATCTGTCTCCGATCACAACCTTCTTCACGACCATCGGCACGGCACTCACTGGCACGCTCGGCCGGGCGGTCGGCCTCGTTGCGCTTTGCGCCGTCGGCTTCCTCTTCATGACCGGCCGGATGAACTGGATGTTTGCCGGATCGATCCTGATCGGGCTTGTGATCCTCTTTGGTGCCGCAACCATTCTCGCAGGCTTTTAAGAGACAAAAGGTCTTGTCAATTATGAAGGCGCCGCTCTTCAAGGGCCTGACCCGCCCCGTGAGTTTCGTGGGGCTGCCGATGGCGTATTTTGCATCGCTGTTGATCCTGGTCGTGGGTGGCTTCATTGCCACCCTCTCCGTGATCTATTTGGTCTTGAGCTTCGCGCTCGGATACGCCGGTTTGCGGCTCCTGGCAGCCTATGACGCACGCATATTCGATGTGGTGCTCGTCACCATCCGCGTCACGCCGTTCAAATCAAGCCAGCTGAAGGGTAGGGGAGTCACCTATGGCCCGTGACACCTCCCTTGCCGTTCAAAGCCTCATCGACAAGTCCGTTGATGCGCCGGAGTCCTTGTCCGCGCATTTGCCATTCTTGTCCCAGATCAACGACCAGACGATCATGCTGCGCGACGGCGATCTGATGACCAGCTTTGCGGTCGATGGTCTGGCCGCCAAGACCACGAACGAGAGCGACATCGAAACGCTCTCCCAATCGATCTCGGACCTCATTGCCCAGCAATATGGCGATGTGGGCTTTTACGTACACCGGATTTCTTCCAAGGTGCAGCCCCACCTCGATCCGGTCGCCGGCGAAGGAACCTTCGCGGCTCAGATCGATGGGCTCTGGCAGGCGCATCTGCGATCGGCACAACTGCGTCATCGCACGACTGTCTTTACGCTCACAATGCGGCCTTCCAAGATCACGGGACTGTTCGACAGGTTCCGGGGCGGCAAAACGGGCAGTGCAGAGCGGATCGCGCGCCGCTTTCAGCGCCTCAACGACATTGCTTCCAGCTTCATCGAGATTGCAGGCCCCGCCCGGCCAAGGCGTTTAATGCTCTCCAGTGGCGAATGGCTTGGGCTTCTGCGAGCGATGCTCACCGGTGACTTTGCTCTGTTGAGGCCAAGCCGAGCCTACGTCCCGCTCAACGATTTGGTTGCGACCACACCGATCCATTTCCAGGACGACAGTTTTACCATCTTCGGAACGCATTCAGGGACAACCAAAGCCGGAACGATCCTGACCTTGAGGGATTATCCGGCCGAGACCTATGCCGGGATCCTCGATCTCCTGGATCTGGGCATCGACATGTGTGTGACCAACTCCTTCACGCCCCAGGATCCGGTCTCGGCTCAGGCGGACATCCGCCGCGTCATCCGGCAAATGAGCGTTGCCGACGATGCGGCTGTGTCGCTGCAAATGCAGCTGAACGATGCGCTCGATGATGTGGCCTCCGGACGGGTCGCGTTCGGCAAGCATCACTGCACCATCGCGCTTTATGCCGATGACCAACGGCAACTGGACGAGAACATTTCCGCGGTCGATCGGGTTCTGACCGGCGCGGGCGCTTCGGTCCTGCGGGAGAACTTCAGTGCCCGGCCAGCCTATTTTGCGCAAGTGCCCGGCAACTACAGCTACCGCACCCGCGCCTCGTCCATCAGCTCGCTCAACTTCGCGCACCTGTCGGCCCTCCATGGATCGGCGAGGGGCCTGCCGAAGGAATCGACCTATTGGGGCGAAGCCATCACTATTCTACCGACAGCAAACGGGGAACCTTACCGCTTTAACTTCCATCTGCCCGGATCCAGCGACAGCGAACCGGTTGTCGGTCATTCTCTGGTTCTCGGGAGAACCGGGTCCGGCAAGACGCTCGGGACGGCGTTTCTGCTGGCCCAGGCGCAGCGCCTATCGACGCGCCTGATTGTCTTCGACAAGGACCGCGGCTTTGAAATGGCAATCCGCGCCCTTGGCGGCAGTTACAATGTGGTTCAGGTCGGCACGGACACCGGGTTCAATCCATTCACATCGGAAGCGGACGAACGGGGCAGTGCGTGGCTGGCGGATTGGCTGGAAAGCCTGCTTAAGCCCAAGGACGGGGAACTCACGCCGATCCAGATCGAAAGTCTCGGCCGGGCCTGCGCCGCCAATCGCTCTGCTGAAGACAATCTACAGACCATGGGCCATTTCCGCTCGCAGTTCCGCTCCACCAATGACGGCGGCGATCTGCACCAGCGTTTGGGCCGGTGGGACCGATCCGGCCAGTTCGGATGGCTTTTCAATGGCGAGGGCAGGGACAGCCTGACTTTCGAGAACGACATCACGGCCTTTGATGTCACGGAGATCTTCGACAACCCGCAAACGCGGACGGCCTGGCTCTCTTATGTCTTTCGGCGCATTGAGCGCACGGTGGAAGACAAGCGGCCCACGCTGATCGTGCTCGATGAAGCCTGGAAACTTCTCGATGACGATTATTTCCGCACCCGTCTCAAGGACTGGATGCTGACAATGCGGAAGAAGAACGTCGCCGTCGTTCTTCTGACCCAGCAGGCAGCGCATATCACAGAGAGCGCGGCGGGCAGCGCGATCCTCTCCGGCATCGCGACCTTGCTGATTTATCCATCCAACAAATCGACGCGCGACGAACTTGCGCCGCTCCGTCTTACCGACAACGAGCTTGGCTTTGCCGTCAGCTCCAATGTCGGGCACCGGCTGGCACTGATCCGTTCAGGCGACGCCAGCATCATCGTTGACATGAATCTTGCCCCGCTCGGATCCCTTTTGAAGGTTCTGGGCGGCGGCAATGGGGAGGGGGCGCCCCAAGGCTGGCGCGAGGATCCCGATTTCTGGAAGGGCATCGAATGACAAAGAAACTACTCATCCTCGCCGCGATTGCACTCGGATTGTCAAGCTGCGCCGGGGTTCCAACGGAATACAGGTCACCGTGTGCCTGTGATTACAGACCCCTCAACCCTCCAAGCGAAGGAATTGCGTAATGATCAGGACAGCCAGGAAACTCTTGTTTGCGGGTGTGATGTCCGTTGGTCTGAGCACCAGTGCGACGGCTGCCGGTATTCCCGTGATCGATGCTGCGAATGTGGCGCATGCGTTGTCGCAGATCGACAACCAGATCAAGGATTACGCCGAG from Roseibium sp. HPY-6 includes:
- a CDS encoding lytic transglycosylase domain-containing protein, with the translated sequence MSREIALKFSGQDGVVAAGLTALEFIDLFEALIARESAFDQRAVSEKGAQGLGQLMPETAADLKVRDPFDPYENLNASAAYLTLLLGEFGRVDLALAAYNAGPTRVKKLGRVPRIEETQNYIRAVLRQAGQPVPDLPDIQQASNQHSEPQESSERLETSSKAPAGVPLTGDVSVWEF
- a CDS encoding TrbC/VirB2 family protein, producing the protein MGILAKHSRLAFLTLIAAAVMINPAMAQDLSPITTFFTTIGTALTGTLGRAVGLVALCAVGFLFMTGRMNWMFAGSILIGLVILFGAATILAGF
- a CDS encoding type IV secretion protein; this encodes MARDTSLAVQSLIDKSVDAPESLSAHLPFLSQINDQTIMLRDGDLMTSFAVDGLAAKTTNESDIETLSQSISDLIAQQYGDVGFYVHRISSKVQPHLDPVAGEGTFAAQIDGLWQAHLRSAQLRHRTTVFTLTMRPSKITGLFDRFRGGKTGSAERIARRFQRLNDIASSFIEIAGPARPRRLMLSSGEWLGLLRAMLTGDFALLRPSRAYVPLNDLVATTPIHFQDDSFTIFGTHSGTTKAGTILTLRDYPAETYAGILDLLDLGIDMCVTNSFTPQDPVSAQADIRRVIRQMSVADDAAVSLQMQLNDALDDVASGRVAFGKHHCTIALYADDQRQLDENISAVDRVLTGAGASVLRENFSARPAYFAQVPGNYSYRTRASSISSLNFAHLSALHGSARGLPKESTYWGEAITILPTANGEPYRFNFHLPGSSDSEPVVGHSLVLGRTGSGKTLGTAFLLAQAQRLSTRLIVFDKDRGFEMAIRALGGSYNVVQVGTDTGFNPFTSEADERGSAWLADWLESLLKPKDGELTPIQIESLGRACAANRSAEDNLQTMGHFRSQFRSTNDGGDLHQRLGRWDRSGQFGWLFNGEGRDSLTFENDITAFDVTEIFDNPQTRTAWLSYVFRRIERTVEDKRPTLIVLDEAWKLLDDDYFRTRLKDWMLTMRKKNVAVVLLTQQAAHITESAAGSAILSGIATLLIYPSNKSTRDELAPLRLTDNELGFAVSSNVGHRLALIRSGDASIIVDMNLAPLGSLLKVLGGGNGEGAPQGWREDPDFWKGIE
- a CDS encoding VirB3 family type IV secretion system protein, with translation MKAPLFKGLTRPVSFVGLPMAYFASLLILVVGGFIATLSVIYLVLSFALGYAGLRLLAAYDARIFDVVLVTIRVTPFKSSQLKGRGVTYGP